A stretch of DNA from Misgurnus anguillicaudatus chromosome 15, ASM2758022v2, whole genome shotgun sequence:
TGAGATAGGTTACTAGTTATTTATTAAGCATACATGGGTGaaaaacaataaacagacatattttattttatatacatcATCGTCTACCATGTTTAAACCAAAGTGATATGGTAAAGAAAGTAGTCAGGGGATTAGTGATGATGACAGCATGTAGGATGTCGGTGCCATGAATAGTGTGAGTACCAGGCAACATCTCTAGGTGTTCCTTTGAGAACCAGGACAAAAAACGTTATGTGCACCCCTGAATATACTCTTTTGTAAGACTTGAAAAGATAAGCCCATGTAAGTCGATATATAGCAGTATCTATTGTATGTTATGAAGTTTCCGTGTTTTCGGCCCATCCCTGGGGTCTGTACTCCGATTAGTCATTAATCTCTTCTTTTGCTTTTTATCTTGCAGGAAAGGCGTGGGTGcccaaacagaaaccaatagagTTACGTAAAGAGGAAGTCACGACCCTTGACCCAGAACTGGAAGAAGCTCTGTCCAGCGCTACTGACAATGAACTGTGTGACCTGGCAGGTACATAAcatcacagagagagagagatcacaTTATAAAGACTGTCAAAGAGAGAGATGATGGGAAATTCAGAGCTCTGAGTCTGAATGAACATCTGTGTCTCTTCTGCTGTTGGTTTTTCTGCTTGACTCTGAGGGTCAGAACGCCCACACTGCATGTATTTACAGCTAACACACCCGCTCTCATCTCTCAACAATACTCTTACTGTACGCTTTATTATAAACCTGATATGCTTTATTCATTCTTTCTCGTGCTGAATATCACATTTTTGATTTACAAAACCATTGCTGAAATGCTGCAAATACAGTATCAGTCAAATGTTTGAACGGACCCCTGTTACATTTCTCACCTTTTTTATTGTAATGAAGAAGTCACTATAACAAGTAATGCAGTGATGAAAAATGTGATATCCAGACTCGTttatctttttacatttttcatataatgtATAACATAATAAAAGTGATCATGTGtggtggtgttttttttttagctatTCTTGGAGTGAGCGCACTGGTGACAAGCACACACAGTTATGACGCCACCTCTAAAGACGGTTATAACAGTAAGTTTAGTTACAACACACCATTTATTACGTATTGATTCATATTTATGTCTCAAAACTTCCATTTATTCATCCATCCACCcgtaaatgtgtttgtgttgtagaTGTTATTAAAGGAGAGAAAGTAAAGCCGGTTTTCGATGAGCCGCCAAACCCAACCAACGTGGAGGACACTCTCCAACGAATCAAATCCAACGATCCTTCGCTTACTGAAGTCAATCTCAACAACATCAAAGTAATGCTCTGTTTAGAAATCATGTATCTAAAGCTGATAGCAATAAACTGAAATGTTTTAGGTTAAGGTTTACTAAAAGTGTTTACTTGGACAATTGTGCTTAGAATTAATTTGTCTCCAAACCCTGGAAAAGGACTTTTTGAGTTTATATAAACTCCTGATGATGATTTCTTATCTAAACTGATGATATACAGGAGTTTTTAATGTTTCCGGTCTCTTTTCTTTCAGAACATTCCCATCCCGACCCTTAAGGACATCGCTAAAGCCATGGAGAGAAACACTCATGTCAAGAAGTTCAGTCTGGCTGCCACCAGAAGCAACGACCCCGTCGCTGTGGTGAGGGACATGATGTGTTTCACAACCTCATTTGTTATGTCTTGCAATTGGATGAATGCTGTCTTTTGGGGCGTGTCTTCAGAATTGAATGCTGcataacaataaaaatatttacagtCATGGAGCTTAAAAACAGCGATTCTGCCCTGTAAAGTAATCTGATGATCTTTCTGATGATGTTTTGCATGCATCATTCACCTTTTTAAACAATGGTTATCTTTAAAGCTTTCTGTGTGTTTTATTGCAGGCGTTTTCAGATATGTTGCGAGAGAACAAGACCCTGAAGAGTTTAAATCTCGAGTCCAATTTCATCACAGGCGTTGGAGTTCAGGCTTTAGTTGAAGGTCTGCGGGACAATGATACGCTCTCAGAGATCAAGATTGACAACCAGGTAAacctattgacagccctaacaCATACATTactaccgtaaaacttcaaataacaGCCGCATCCCAaatagacgcctggtgtgacgacaggtttgggtaaataaacgcctgtctcaaataaaggcctggtctgtttttatttttcgggttgtatttaatcttctaaaacTCATCAGATTGTCTGTTTAAGCCAGTAACTTCTATGGTGCAGATTGCACACGCTAAACTTTTAATTACCagtagatgtcacgtgacagacgcaATCGGACCGttactcatcactatgacaacacaacaaggTTCATCGTCAGGATTGCATTGATGATGACAGTAgcggagtggcaatcgggagagtcgggacttttcccggtgggccggtagtgtttgaGGCCGCGAGGGCCGGTTTGATAATAgccgggctttcagtcttttgtcatgcatccactcccgccacacattgtatttctcacacggaaaaactatttatttaatatgctgcagcgccaaaatgtatctggccgcaccgctctctctatcaagcccgtctcCCCTGGAGTTCTAGTCGAGCGTGCTGCGTGCCACttatcagccaatcaaaaaaagaaagaggctacacaatagccaatcagaaaatagcactgtagTATCTGTGAAGAtttaacgcaacaaccaataaaaagcatatcctcgtttgctttatttatgctgccaaataatttaagactgttattacacaaactaatttgttaaacacatttaaattataaataaaacgtaatatgtggtaacctcctgctgtcatgcttgaacaattaaattaaaagcctgtctcttatagacgcctggtgtgacgagAGGTTTGGGAAAATTAAAGCCCGTgctattattttaagttttacgGTATATAACTAGATACATAAATTTTTCATCCAACACTGACCTATATATATTCTGTTCATATACAGCTAAATCTGACATAAAAGAGAAATGATGCATGTTAAATGAAACTActaatgcaacacattttttaaatatgtactAATGAGTGCCTTTCACACCGTGGGAACcttttcatggtacccaaacTATTTGTGGGACCTGCCCACATTTTGGCGTGTTCAGATCACAGGAACTGGGACTATTTTAGTACTGGTACTGCCTTTTTCTAGGTCTAAATTAGCTCCTACTTCGGAATAGGATCTAACCAGCACAACACAAACTATTTGTGACGTAGGTAAAGGTTTATTGGCCAAAAGCATGTCATACAAAATACTAACACCGACATTCTTTAAAAAGCCTTGTATGTCTCAATGATATATAACACTGTAAGACAGTTGTTGTAGTTGATTTATTATTATAGACTTAATTTTTGCTCTTTAAATTGCATAACGTCtaacacacaacaacaaaaaacaacaccATGTCTCCGATCATGGCACTCGCATATCTGATATCCATCTGGGTGTAATTTCAAGTTAATATTGCTCTATCAACAGTAATATACTgagttttattgttattatttttgtcataatttttaaacaaagtatGCAGCACGGTGATATTTGTGCGGTGGTATATTTCATGCCGCTGCCTTAATAAATTATTCATTAGAGTAAAAATTACACCAGTTTAGATTATTCATTTCACAAACGACTGATAGGTTGGTCTTTAACAACTTATTTTGCATCGAGTCCTCTTCGCGCACATTTTAGCCACTAATACAGAACTGCGTGTATAATTTTTTTGCCGTGACCATTTACATGGCGATTCGCAACAGTATGTATCTGCAAATGTGTATTACAGGGACAGAAGCTTATTGTTTTCTGTAACTGCGTGATTTCTGCTGGCATTTGCGCTGATTTCAGATCAGTACGAATGGTACGTCACTGAGAGCGTCCCTTTAGAGTCCCACTGGTGGTGCGAATGCAACCGGGGGAAATGGTACTGGGGATTATTAGTTCTCAGGAAATCGCCCCAGTACTCATCTGGGAAATTAGTACCCGAACTAAGTGGTATGAAAGGTCACATGACAGAAGAGACGGCTGCGTTCAAATACCCACACTTGCAGTCTTTGCCTTTGACTACTTACATGACGTATTTTCTGTATTTGGCCCAAATGTTCGAGTGGGAGTGAAGATCCCAAGCGTGCATGTAAAATTATTCACCCAATAGAACACACTTAGCAAGTGTAAAAATGTCAATCATGTAGTGGCAGCAGTTTGAACCAAAACCTATTCGttttttatataggctattaaagatatacagtactgtgcaaaagtcttaggccaccaccatcagacttgttgttttagaagttttaattagtgctgggcaaagattaatcacgattaatcgcatacaaaaaagtgatttttggcataatataagtatgtgctgtgtgtaattattatgtataaataaatacacacacattcatgtatgtatttaagaaacatttacatgtttatatatatttatttatatttttatatattctatattaaaaataaattaaaaacaattttatataagtaaaacaattctgaaatgaatatatgaatgtgtgtgtggttagaTATACACGGTGATTGGACAcggtacacgcacatatattatgcaaaagaggtcacttttgttttgtatgcGATTGATCGCGATTggtctttgcccagcactagttttaatatcatccatatttatttttcaatctattttattaaaatacaaacagaaaatacaggaagtatgtagacaaataaaaaaaacattttcaggcctaaatgtcttctttatgCTTCGTCAGTGTTTACccagtggaaggggagtttaccctaaaaacttgacacatcagtttacattttacattatacagtttttaatactacatacacatttcctgtattttctggatgtattctgttaaagagactgaaaaacaattatatatgatcactataacattgcaaaaacaacaaatctgatTCTTGCATGGTGGCCTAGGACTtttcacagtactgtatatttttgatttttttttctttaaataaaatggacATACAAACActctgaaatgaaaattatctGAACTTAAAGATTATTATTTACACTTactatttattgtttattcagTAGTTCATCAATAAACGACACAATTAATGTTGTTTATAATTGTGTGATAAAAGCAGTTGCTGATGCTTTTACGAAATACATAACAATGAAATGcgcaacattttttgttttaataccAAAATATGTAATATCCTTTTATAACTTACAATTAAAAGTTTTCACGACAGTGGTATTCGAGTGTGGGTTACAGGCACTGCACTTTGGCAGTTTTAAGACATGGGACAGTCTTGCGCACTTACTTCCTGTAGCGTTCACAGGCTCTTGAGTCGCCAAGACCACAAGAGTGGTTATTTTTATGCAAACTTTGTATCATTACACTATCAGTCTTCGCAATCATTTGATTGTTAATTGACTCTGTACTAGATGTAAACCGTTATAAATACAGTGAATTATTGGTTGAAATATGTTTAAGCGCTGATATTTTAAGACACTATGAAACCTAATGCAAATGTTATTGACAGTAAGCTGTGTATGTAGAGCCCTTTGATGATGAAATATTGTTTTTGACATGCTTGTCattgtttctcagcgacagcaACTCGGCACATCGGCGGAAATGGAGATCGCCAAGATGTTGGAACAGAACACCAGCATCATAAAGTTTGGCTACCATTTCACCCAGCAGGGTCCTAGAGCTCGCGCAGCCGCTGCCATCACAAAAAACAACGACTTGGGTAAGAACACAGTATTTGCATGCTTCATGCTTTGGACATTAGGGTTAATCTAAATACAGCAGGGCTCACCAATCCttgtcctggagggccggtgtctctgcagagtctAGCTCCACCTTAATTAGCTGCTTTAGgtatgtttgattagggttggagctaaactctgcaaagacaccggccctccaggaccaggctTGTTAACCTTAAGACGGATTTTTGAATTATGTTGCTTTACCTTGAGGGCTCTAAATGGCTCATATCATGGAAAACAAGACTTCTAGTCAGTTTAATCTTTTGTTTCCACATACTTTAAAGTTAACATTTTATAGCTCGTCTAAAGTCCATCATACCATTTTCGGAAATATCAGCACAAATGGACGTTTCAACATGACATCACAGTGATGAGCTCATCAATATATGACCCACTATGTTTActtattaacatatatttagcAACATGTATGTGTCACTAATAACAGGTCATTTACTGATGTCTTAATCATACAGTAGCTGAAATACCTTGTTGAagataataaaaatgtgtttgattcAACAAAACTTAATGAACCTTAAACTGTTATgtaatctttttttaattttggggtTAAGTGTGAGTTGTAGTCACCTAAAACAATAAAAGACCATGACAATGTAGCCCctttaaaatgatctttatacATTGTTCTGTggtctctcgctctctctctttctctctctgtctacaTGAACATTACTCTTTCTTCTCCTGTAAAGTTTGGATCTGTCTCCTGTCCTTCAGTCTTATATTATTACCAAACGCATACAGACACATGTAGGAGCTTACGCCAGATGATGATGACATACGCTGTGCTCTACACCAGCCTCATACACATCCTTTAGGTATTATGTGTGAACGCACGGGTTTGATGTGTAACCTCTGATGTTTTTGCATGTATGCTAACAACCCATTTTAAAGATTTTGGAAGATGATGTTATGCGAATAAGTCATTAAAACTAGTTTAAGAGAGTCTGTAAAGCTATCAGAACAACACACAAATGTGATCTCATTAACTATACACATACCTATAcggtactgtgcaaaagtcttaaaggtagggtaacacattttgaaaaatgctaacggtagccgcctagcaatgaaatcccgatcccactcTCAAGTCAaaccgccatccaaagtcacgcctcttccaaaacacatgaacacgcacagatcagacggtcacatctcatgtctcattcagcagtgagaaaactttgcagtacaaagtcgaataacacttccaaaataaccaaacaactggtttacatcagaattagtttaagcacacgttcggttgtgtagacgtagtaactatatcgttacgctaatccgtaaacgaactcaaatttcataagcaacacaatgtttcatcaaagtagaatatctgaatccatctcaatacaaacatatcgcgtacctaccttaccaaaataaactgtgCAACCACTCTTTgcgtcctgcagctgtttgcatctcgtggtaaagcagtaaagttactgatgttcatttggggttttgctcttgctgatccaggcagtttttgctgttgttgttgttataaaagatgcctttagttttgtggctccagtgtaggttgtcaatttagcagaaaagtttgctgttctcactgtttacaggcaggaggtgagcgcacgtgaacgcgccgatgacgtatggtgtctgcgtggactcgctgcgcagTGGAAATTCAAATtatgcttacgtatgagggacaaaaatggaaacgtccgttcggaccgaaatctatgatttgttgaacattttttggtcctacgcctttcacagatgacataaatttctacaaatacatttaaacaacttaacacagtgattgctatcaggatgtaaggagacttttaaccagcataacaaaaaatgtttcaggatcaaatctgttaccctacctttaagccGCCTTTATGCTGTACCCAACATTCGGACACAACTTtcagagttcgccccctagtggcagtcatcatgaaatttcagtttaatcgtaaatccaaattgttt
This window harbors:
- the tmod2 gene encoding tropomodulin-2 isoform X2 → MALPFKKDLEKYKEIDEDEILNKLSEEELKQLESALEEIDPENALLPAGLRQKDQTEKAATGPFNRDKLLQYLEKEAMDVKDREDFIPFTGERKGKAWVPKQKPIELRKEEVTTLDPELEEALSSATDNELCDLAAILGVSALVTSTHSYDATSKDGYNNVIKGEKVKPVFDEPPNPTNVEDTLQRIKSNDPSLTEVNLNNIKNIPIPTLKDIAKAMERNTHVKKFSLAATRSNDPVAVAFSDMLRENKTLKSLNLESNFITGVGVQALVEGLRDNDTLSEIKIDNQRQQLGTSAEMEIAKMLEQNTSIIKFGYHFTQQGPRARAAAAITKNNDLVRQRRVERDM
- the tmod2 gene encoding tropomodulin-2 isoform X1 is translated as MALPFKKDLEKYKEIDEDEILNKLSEEELKQLESALEEIDPENALLPAGLRQKDQTEKAATGPFNRDKLLQYLEKEAMDVKDREDFIPFTGERKGKAWVPKQKPIELRKEEVTTLDPELEEALSSATDNELCDLAAILGVSALVTSTHSYDATSKDGYNNVIKGEKVKPVFDEPPNPTNVEDTLQRIKSNDPSLTEVNLNNIKNIPIPTLKDIAKAMERNTHVKKFSLAATRSNDPVAVAFSDMLRENKTLKSLNLESNFITGVGVQALVEGLRDNDTLSEIKIDNQRQQLGTSAEMEIAKMLEQNTSIIKFGYHFTQQGPRARAAAAITKNNDLVWICLLSFSLILLPNAYRHM